From Fibrobacter sp. UWB16, one genomic window encodes:
- the rpsS gene encoding 30S ribosomal protein S19, with product MSRSLKKGAFVDSHVLSKAQAMAGSDKKQAIKTWSRRSTIVPDMVGLTFSVYNGKQFLPVYVTENMVGHKLGEFSMTRTFRGHRKTETAGGKK from the coding sequence ATGTCTAGATCCCTTAAGAAAGGTGCGTTCGTGGATTCCCACGTTCTCAGCAAGGCCCAGGCGATGGCCGGTTCCGACAAGAAACAGGCTATCAAGACCTGGTCCCGTCGTTCCACAATCGTCCCGGATATGGTCGGACTCACGTTCTCCGTCTATAACGGCAAGCAGTTCCTTCCGGTTTATGTCACCGAAAACATGGTTGGCCATAAGCTCGGCGAATTCTCCATGACCCGTACTTTCCGCGGTCACCGCAAGACTGAAACTGCTGGAGGCAAGAAATAA